In Roseibium algicola, the DNA window CAATCAGGCAGTCGCGCCGGAAAGGACCCATTTCGTGATCGATATCGGTCAGGGCGTCCGCCAGATCTTTCCTGAAGCCTGCGTCGGAGATGACGGGTGAGCCGATAAACGGCAGGCGCGCGTTGCCCGAGGCAGCCAGGGCTTCACAAATCAGCTCCGGCGGAATGTAGATCATGCGGTAGCGGAGCCCGCGTTCAGTCCCTGCACCACCATCATGCAGCTCGTCCGGATGAATGACGATCACCTGCCCCGGCAGCGAAGCACGTCTCTCACCGCGATAACTGAAGGTCTGTACGCCACTCATGGTCAAACCGATGGCGTAGGTGTCGTGCCGGTGAGGTGTAAAGCCGTTGCCGTGAAACCGGGCGTCAATGCGCTCGATCCCTTCTTCCGGTGGCGCTACCTGGATCCTGTCCGCTTCCACTTCGCACAAACGTTCAAGACGACTCGGCTTCGGCTCCGCTAGTTCCTTGCTTTCGCCTTCAAGATGAAATCCCCGCGTGGAGTTGAAAGTCATGTTCGAAACCAAGTTCGTCGTTGTTGTCCGAGAAGATCTCGCTGTCTGGCAGAAGCTGAATGTGACTGCTTTCCTGTCAACCGGCGTTGCTGCTGCAAAGCCCGGCATAATCGGCGAACCCTATAGCGATGCGGCGACCAATGTCTATCACCCGATGAGTGTCCAGCCGATCATCGTCCTGAGTGCCGACGCAGAAACACTCGGCAAGATCCACAAGCGGACGCTGGACCGTTCGGTTCCGGCAAGTCTTTACATCGAGGAAATGTTCACCACGGGCCATGACAGTGCGAACCGGGAGGTCTTTTCGCGCTTTGGCCCGGATGATGCGAAAGTGGTCGGCATTGCCTTTCATGCGGACAAGAAGGTCGCAGACAAAATTTCCAAGGGCGCGAAGATGCATGCCTGAACAACTCCAGACTTTACTGGCCTCGAAAATTACCCCCCTCCCGCCTTCTTCAAAAGTCGGATCAATCTTCACTCGACTGCGCATGTCTTTTCCGGGCACTGTGGGGCAAAGAAAACCCGGGAGGACTTATGATAGGGGCGTTCACGTTCAACACCAGTCAGCGCATCGTCTTCGAAAATGGAGCCGCTGCGAACCTGGCAAACCACGCGGCTTCCTTTCTGGGGCCGCGCCCCTTTCTGGTAACGGATCCCGGCATTGTTTCCCTCGGCCTGCAGGCGTCCTGCGAGGCATCCCTGGTCGGAGCGGGGCATGACATCGCCCGGTTCAGTGACGTCGTCGCCGATCCGCCGCGGTCCCTGGTCGATGCCGCCGTGGACGCGGCTCGCTCGCACGGCGCAACGTCGATCATCGGATACGGCGGAGGTTCCTCCCTGGATGTCGCAAAGCTTGTCGCGCTGCTGCTGGGCAGCAACGAGGACCTGGACGAAGCCTGGGGCATAGGAAACGCCAAGGGGCCACGGCTGCCGCTCATCCTCGTTCCGACCACAGCAGGAACCGGCTCCGAGGTCACTCCGATCTCGATCATTACAGTGGGGGATGAGGAAAAGCGCGGCGTCGTGTCTCCCTTCCTTCTTCCCGATCTTGCGATCCTCGACCCGCTGCTCACACTTGGCCTGCCAGGCCCTGTCACTGCGGCAACGGGGATAGATGCCATGGTCCACGCGATCGAGGGATACGCCTCGAAATCCGTGAACAACAACCCCGTCTCCCGAACGCTTGCCGTTGAAGCCTTGAAACTGCTTGGCGCCAACATTGAAAAGGCCGTGTTCACACCGGACGACAGGGACGCACGTGGCGCGATGTTGCTCGGCTCCATGCTTGCCGGCATGGCCTTTGCCAATTCACCGGTGGCCGCGGTTCATGCGCTTGCCTATCCCATCGGCGGCACGTTTCACGTCCCTCACGGGCTATCCAACGCGCTGGTTCTGCCACATGTCCTGAAGTTCAATAACGCTGTTGCTTCAGAAACCTATGCCGAGATTGCGCCAATTGTTTTCCCAGGACTTGCCGAGGTAAACGATGCCAGGGCGCGCTCTGACCTGTTTGCAGATAACCTGGCAGACCTGGCTGCAAAACTGGGCCTTCAAACACGCCTGCGCGATGTCGGAATCAGCGAGACTGATCTGCCCAAAATGGCGAGCGACGCCATGAAGCAAACCCGCCTGCTGGTCAACAACCCGCGGGAGCTTGGCGAAACGGACGCGCTTGAAATCTACAGGGCGGCGCTATGAACATCACAGCTCATCCACAAGCGGCGAGGCCGGAACCTTTAAACAGGTTCGAATTCAAAGCTTTTCAACATATCCCCACAAGGTGGATGGATGTGGACATCTACGGGCACGTCAACAACGTTCAGTATTTGAGCTTTTTCGATACGGCTGTTAACAGCTGGTACGTTGATAAGAAACTGCTCGACCCGCTAAAGAGCCCCGAGATCTTTCTGGTGGTGGAAACCGGCTGCCATTACTTCGCCGAACTAACCTTTCCCGCCATCATATCCGCAGGACTGAAGGTTGAAAAACTTGGCTCAACTTCTGTAATTTTCAGGGTTGGATTGTTTGCCGGCGAAAGCGAGACGACAGCAGCTCACGGCCGCTTTGTCCATGTCCACGTGGCCCGTGAAACTCGCAGACCCTGCCCTATTCCCGACTGGAAACGGGGAATCCTGGAAGGTTTGACGGCTTAGATACCGGACAAGTCCGTCGAGACGGTTACACTGCGAATGCTCACAGGCAATCCACGGGAAAAGTCCGGGATGGGCGTTTCCACTACCCACAGGCACTGCACAGCTCTTCCACACGTTATGCGCAAGCTTTCAACAGGTTACGCACAGTCATGGAATTGTCACGCAGCGACGCTGTGGATAGCGAAAATCAGCTGAAGTTCTTCATCAAGCGGGACTTTTCGCGCTGCCAATCGCGTTTCTTCTCAGTCTCGCGCTTGTCATGCAGCTTTTTACCCCGGGCAAGGGCCAATTCCAGCTTTGCCCGGCCCTGCTCATTGAAATAGAGCTTGAGTGGGACAATCGTCTTGCCGTCCTTCTGGACGGCACCAGCCAACTTGCCGATCTCGCGCTTGTGCAACAGCAATTTTCGCGGACGGCGGGGTTCGTGATTGAACCGATTGGCCTGCAGGTATTCCGGAATATAGACGTTGTAGATCCAGATCTCGCCCTTATGTTCGGCGGCGTAGGATTCTGCAATATTCGCCTTGCCGTTGCGCAGCGATTTGACCTCGGTGCCCTTCAACTCGATACCTGCTTCCAGCGTATCTTCGATTTCGAAATTGAACCGGGCTTTCCGGTTGTCGGAAATGATTGTCCGCCCCGGATCGCCCCCTTTTCTCGGAGCCATTTTTTTCCTTCCGGCGCCAGCGCCTTGAAGTTCGGTTCGTCTCGAAAGGGCAAACAATCGAGACGAACGTCAGTTCCCGGCAGCCAGTGCCATTCCTTTTCCGGTCAGTTGATCAGCCCTGCGTGTGCCATTGCAGCTCGGATCTCGGCTTGTGCTTCTTCCGTCACCGGCAGAAGAGGCAGCCGCAACTCTTCGTCCACCTTGCCAAGCAGGGAAAGCGCATATTTTGCACCGCCCGGGCTCGGTTCCAGGAACATGGCCCGGTGTAGCGGCGCGAGGCGGTCCTGATATTCCAGCGCCTTCTTGTAGTCACCAGCAAGCGTGGCAGCCTGGAACTCGGCACACAGGCGCGGTGCCACGTTTGCGGTTACCGAAATGCACCCGACACCGCCGTGAGCATTGAAAGCAAGTGCGGAGATATCTTCACCGGACAGCTGGACGAAATCCGGTCCACACAGATGGCGCTGACGGCTGGCCTTTGCCATGTCAGCCGTTGCATCCTTGACACCCTTGATGTTCTCGCAGGTTTCAAACAGCTCTGCCATCGTTTCCGGCAGCATGTCGACAATCGACCGGCCAGGAATGTTGTAGATGAAGATCGGGATGCCAACGGCATCGTTGACGGCCTTGAAATGGGCCTTCATGCCAGCCTGGTTCGGCTTGTTGTAGTAAGGCGTCACGACCAGCAGCGCATTGGCACCGGCCTTTTCGGCGTGTTGCGCGAAGTCGATTGCTTCGATCGTATTGTTGGAACCTGCGCCCGCCATGACGGGAACGCGGCCCGCGGCCGCTTCTACACACAGTTCGACAACGCGCTTGTGTTCATCATGGGTCAGCGTCGGGCTTTCGCCGGTCGTGCCCACTGGCACGAGACCGGAGGAACCTTCAGCGATCTGCCAGTCCACGAACTCCTGAAACCGTTTCTCATCGAGCGCTCCGTCCTTAAACGGGGTAATCAGCGCTGGAATTGAACCTTTAAACATCTCGGTTTCCTCTTGGATGACTGTCGTGGTTCCGACGGGCGGAAGGGCATCTGTTTCAGATGGAGGCGCAACATACTCATCTGCCGAACAAGGAGCAATGGTTCCAATGCTATAGAACTGCTGCTTTTCGACTTTTCTTGCCTTAACTGCGCTCTTCCAGCGACACCTGGCCTCATCTTTTCAATGCCTGATACGAAGTCTTCCTATTGGCACCCGCCCGCAATCCACTCTATCTTTGAAAAAAACAACTTTTGGATGGAAACGTTACGGGAGACACCCATGACTTCTGCGCCGCAAGAAGCGCTTGTCAGCTCCAGCACCGCCCCGATGCCGCCAGTAGTAGACTTTACCTGGAAGAGCCCGGATGGCCTTACTTTGTCAGGCTGCGAGTGGCCGTCTGCCAAACCGGCATCAGACGAGGCAGCGTCCCCAATTCCCGTTCTCTGCCTGCCGGGACTTTCCAGAAATACGCGAGATTTCAATGAGATCGCGCGTTTCCTTCAAACTTGCGGCCACAGGGTCATCGCCCTCGACTACAGGGGACGAGGCAAGAGCGACTGGGATCCCGATTGGCGCAATTACGCCTTGACCGTTGAAGACAAGGACATCGATGCTGCCATTACAGAACTTGGACTGGACCGTTTTGCCGTTCTTGGAACTTCACGGGGTGGCTTGCATGCCCTGGCAATGGGCTTACGTTATCCCGCATCCCGAATGGCGGCCGTGATCTTCAATGACATTGGTCCGCATATCGAGATGCGCGCGATCCACCGGATCGCCGCAACACTCGGCCACCACATGAAATGCGCCTC includes these proteins:
- a CDS encoding AraC family transcriptional regulator codes for the protein MTFNSTRGFHLEGESKELAEPKPSRLERLCEVEADRIQVAPPEEGIERIDARFHGNGFTPHRHDTYAIGLTMSGVQTFSYRGERRASLPGQVIVIHPDELHDGGAGTERGLRYRMIYIPPELICEALAASGNARLPFIGSPVISDAGFRKDLADALTDIDHEMGPFRRDCLIADLAACLARHADDRMAGVSSLNWPSLKACAEYLREGCADRIAMEELEDLAQMDRFSLSRQFRKVFGTSPHRYLVMRRLEKAKTELHQGASLADAAFASGFADQSHLTRHFKRTFGMTPGHWRQLCAASMV
- a CDS encoding DUF2000 family protein, giving the protein MFETKFVVVVREDLAVWQKLNVTAFLSTGVAAAKPGIIGEPYSDAATNVYHPMSVQPIIVLSADAETLGKIHKRTLDRSVPASLYIEEMFTTGHDSANREVFSRFGPDDAKVVGIAFHADKKVADKISKGAKMHA
- a CDS encoding iron-containing alcohol dehydrogenase, producing the protein MIGAFTFNTSQRIVFENGAAANLANHAASFLGPRPFLVTDPGIVSLGLQASCEASLVGAGHDIARFSDVVADPPRSLVDAAVDAARSHGATSIIGYGGGSSLDVAKLVALLLGSNEDLDEAWGIGNAKGPRLPLILVPTTAGTGSEVTPISIITVGDEEKRGVVSPFLLPDLAILDPLLTLGLPGPVTAATGIDAMVHAIEGYASKSVNNNPVSRTLAVEALKLLGANIEKAVFTPDDRDARGAMLLGSMLAGMAFANSPVAAVHALAYPIGGTFHVPHGLSNALVLPHVLKFNNAVASETYAEIAPIVFPGLAEVNDARARSDLFADNLADLAAKLGLQTRLRDVGISETDLPKMASDAMKQTRLLVNNPRELGETDALEIYRAAL
- a CDS encoding acyl-CoA thioesterase; its protein translation is MNITAHPQAARPEPLNRFEFKAFQHIPTRWMDVDIYGHVNNVQYLSFFDTAVNSWYVDKKLLDPLKSPEIFLVVETGCHYFAELTFPAIISAGLKVEKLGSTSVIFRVGLFAGESETTAAHGRFVHVHVARETRRPCPIPDWKRGILEGLTA
- the smpB gene encoding SsrA-binding protein SmpB encodes the protein MAPRKGGDPGRTIISDNRKARFNFEIEDTLEAGIELKGTEVKSLRNGKANIAESYAAEHKGEIWIYNVYIPEYLQANRFNHEPRRPRKLLLHKREIGKLAGAVQKDGKTIVPLKLYFNEQGRAKLELALARGKKLHDKRETEKKRDWQREKSRLMKNFS
- the dapA gene encoding 4-hydroxy-tetrahydrodipicolinate synthase; the protein is MFKGSIPALITPFKDGALDEKRFQEFVDWQIAEGSSGLVPVGTTGESPTLTHDEHKRVVELCVEAAAGRVPVMAGAGSNNTIEAIDFAQHAEKAGANALLVVTPYYNKPNQAGMKAHFKAVNDAVGIPIFIYNIPGRSIVDMLPETMAELFETCENIKGVKDATADMAKASRQRHLCGPDFVQLSGEDISALAFNAHGGVGCISVTANVAPRLCAEFQAATLAGDYKKALEYQDRLAPLHRAMFLEPSPGGAKYALSLLGKVDEELRLPLLPVTEEAQAEIRAAMAHAGLIN
- a CDS encoding alpha/beta fold hydrolase, which translates into the protein MTSAPQEALVSSSTAPMPPVVDFTWKSPDGLTLSGCEWPSAKPASDEAASPIPVLCLPGLSRNTRDFNEIARFLQTCGHRVIALDYRGRGKSDWDPDWRNYALTVEDKDIDAAITELGLDRFAVLGTSRGGLHALAMGLRYPASRMAAVIFNDIGPHIEMRAIHRIAATLGHHMKCASHEDVAANLEHTLGYQFPAFGKADWLKLAGQLSSEQDGHVMMDYDPALAHQLASLDDATPTPDLWPLYEKLTDRPVLVLRGEHSDLLSPETCQRMTDNHPNATAKTIPGQGHAPVLWDGETHKTISDFLKSV